The sequence CGTTGATAAGTATATGTACTCAGTGGATTATGTCGTTATAAGTAACTTCAGCAACACCACAATCCATTCTCGGGGTGGCTTTAACTATGACAGAGAGGAGGCATTCTGGGAACTAATTACAATTCAGAGCAACAATGAAGTTTCTTACTTAAATTGGACTCTTCTCGGAGATTTTATGTACTTTTCCTTTGCGATAGAAAGGAACAATAAAATAGTGCAAAGTAGCGAAGCAAACATGACAATTCAAGAGTACTTTGAAAAGCTGAAAAAAGGTCCGACATACATAAAAAGTCCGGAAGAATTAAAATATGAGATATTAAAAGGTCCAAACCTTGCGAGAAACCCCCTCTATTCAATCCGAGACATGCTTCAGAATGCGACTAACTTTGAAATTGCAGAAGGAGATGGAGTTTACCTAGTCACCTACAAAAGACCTGAATGGATCAAAAAGGTGATTGAATGAAGAAACTAATTTTTCCTTTACTTCTTGTTTTCTTCTTTTCCGGATGCCTTTTCTATGAAAGAGCTCCCACAACAGATGAAATAGTCGAAGCGATTAAAAAAGTTGGAGAATATCAATATCAAGCTCATATCTCAGAGATTGAAGATTCCAGGTTAATGTTTATCCAAAATATAACCGGAGGCATGAGCTTAGAGAGGAACGAAGGCTTTGAGGAGTGGAAAACCTACAGCCCAAACGGAGAGTTAAGAGAGATTTACAGAGTTGCTGTATTTGATGGAAAATACCACAGTTATAGATTTAGACGGGATGAAGAGGGAGTGCTTGAAAACGTAACTGAAGAGTATCCCCTCGAAGAGCTTGTATCTACAGAGAACACGACATCTTTCCTTAAGGACTACTTTGGCTGGCCACTCATGACCTTATCGGTTTTTCTTAAAAACGGGACCGCTGAATTTGTTGGAAGGAAGGATGAGCTCTACGTTTTTACCATCAGATACAACAGAAAAGAGGAAGACAAAGACTACGTTTACATCTGGAACTCTACCGGAGAGCTGTGGGTAAATGGCACCCTTCCAGTGAGGTTCCTCGTTAATATAACCACTACCACAATAGAAAGCAACTCAAATAGAACGAAAACAGCAATTTCCTTAGTTGAGTTGAGCCTTTCCTATTCTTATTTAACTCCAGAATGGATTAAAAAATGAAGAGATCAAGCTGAATCGACTTCTCTGGTTGCGACTACTTTCATGTCCAAATTTAGAGGTTTCTCTAAGATTACTTGACCAACCTCTACAGGTGCTTTAACCTCAATCTTTGCAAGCAGTTTCATAAGCTCGGGTATCTTGTCTTTGGGAACTGGCTTGTCGGTCTTAACACTCACCGTGGGCAGCTTGCCATCTTTAACCTTTATTACACTCATTACAACCCTTTTTGGGCTTATGACCTCTTCAATTGCCCACTCTTTTCCCCTGGGGCATTTGTGACCGCTTACTTCTTTAACTCTACCATTTTCGACTTCCACTTCAACTGTGCATCCCATGGGGCATACTATGCAGGTGAGCTTATACCTCACCCTTCTCCACCTCCATGGTTATCTCTTTCCCGGCTTTTTGTATTTCCTCGGCTTTGAGCTTTATTCTGAGCATCTCGGAGGGTTTAACCACCGGAAGTCTTAGTTCCTTTCTGATTTCTGGAAAAGTTACTCTAACGTTTTCCATTGGTCTGGAGACCCTCGCATAAATATAAACGTCCCTCTCCCCGCTTATGTAATGTGGAGCCAAAATTCTGACATTTGAGCCTCTTTTCAGCTTTATCCACTTTCTTGAGGGAATTCCTTGGTTTTCGATGAACTCCTTGGCACCTAAAGCTGCCAGCTCCCCTTGTTCCGCTACGTAATCCACGAGGTCGTTTATCAAGAGGGCATTTCCCGCCACAAATATTCCCGGGATGGTGGTTTCTAGGAGTTCATTAACTATAGGTCCTCCGTTTAGGGGGTCTATTTGAGCCCCTATCTTTTTGAGAAGCTTCACGTTTGGTATTAGCCCTGCTGAAATAAGCAGTGTATCACATTCGATCCAGAATCCACTCCCTGAGATTTCTTTCAGGTTTTCATCGACTTTAACTACTTTTACTTTCTCCACTCTTTTCCTTCCTCTAACTTCCACGACCTTGTGACTCAAGTAAAGAGGAATTTCAAAGTCTCTGAGAATCATAACGTTCCTTGCAAGACCGCCGGGGTAGGGCATGAGCTCAATGACCGCCTTTACTTTTGCTCCTTCTAAGGCAAAGCGGCGCGCCATTATTAAGCCAACGTCACCAGAGCCAACTATAACCACTTCTTTTCCGGGCATTACACCATAAATGTCCATTAAAGTTTGAGCCTCTCCAGCCGTATAAATGCCTGCAACTCTATCTCCCACAATGCCTATCTCGAAAGCGTGCCTTTCCCTTGCCCCGGCAGCATAAATTATTGTCTTCCCCCACACCTCCTTCACGCCTTCCGGAGAAGAAAAGACAACCTTCTTCTCCAAGTCGGAGTAGTTCTCAATCTCAAGAACGTATGCATTGGTATAGTGCTCTATGTTCAGTTCGTTTATCTCTCTGATAAACCTATGTGCAAATTCCGGCCCGGTAAGTTCCTCTTTGAAGTAGTGCAATCCAAATCCGGGGTGTATGCATTGAGGCAAAATACCTCCCAAGAATTCATTTTCATCTAACAGAAGAACTTTTAGGCCGAGCTTCTTTGCCTTAACTGCAGCGGCTAAACCCGCTGGACCTCCACCAATAATTATGGTGTCATAGATCACTCTACTTCACCCCTAAGGAGAACCTTTACATCTCCAATACCAATTTCGCTTCCCTTTCCTTTGAGGGTCACGTTCCAAAGGTCTACTCCATATTCTCTCGCTAGTATTCTGGCTATTCTTACCCTGCAGAAGCTTCCCTGACATGTCCCGCTTGTGGCTTTTGTCCTTACTTTGATTGAGTCGATGCTGGGAGTTTTGACGCCTATGAACTTCATCCTTTCGATGGCCTCAAGGATGTCTCCTTCGCTGACATGGTTGCATCTACACACTATCTTTCCGTAGGAGGGGTTCTCCTTTACCAGCTCGTTCGCCTTCTCCGGCTGGAGCATGAAGAAGTGCGTTATCTTCTTCCTGTACGGGTTCCACTTCCCCTTTTCCACGAGATTAATTCCGAGGTCACGCCGGATGATCTCCACAACCTCGTACGCTATGGCCGGAGCGCTCGTTAAACCTGGAGAGCGAATGCCAGCAACGTTGATAAATCCCCAAACTTCCTTTTCCGCCCTTATGATGAAGTCCCCTCCTGTAGGTTCAGGCCTCAATCCGGCAAATGTCCTTATTACCTTGCTCCTTGGAGGCAAGTTCGGCCAGAGCTCCTTGGCTTTCTTCCAGACCTCTTCGAGTCCCTCCCTAGTTGTTGCTAGGTTTTCCTTCTCTTCTTTTGGCAAATCTTGAGCATTCGGCCCTATCATCAGATGACCGCTTATCTCCGTGGTAACAACTACACCCTTGCTCTTTGGCGTTGGTGTGGGGAAGAGAACCCTTCTTGGGCCGGGTATGTCTTCATCAAAAATCCAGTATTCGCCTTTTCTTGGGTGAATCTCAAAGTCATTCACTCCTACCATTCTGGAGATCTCATCCGCATACAGCCCTGCGGCATTTATGATTATATCCGCCTCAATGAAGCCGTTGTTAGTTTCAACGCCTTTCACTTCTCCTCCTTCAACTTTTATCCCTCTAACCTCTGTTTCCAGGTGAAGCTTCACTCCATTTGCCACGGCATTCTCTACTATTGCAATAACCGCTGGTATTGGGCCTATCTGACCAACTATAGGAACCCAAAGCCCACCAAGAGCCTCTGGATTCAGGTTAGGCTCCAGATGGAAAAGCTCTTCTTTGTCTACAATTATCATCTCAGGAACTCCGTTTTTTCTCCCCCTCTCTAAGAGCCCCTCAAGTTCCTTGAAGTCTTCATCCCTTAGGGCAACTATCAGTGCACCATTCCAGATGTGAGGAATCTCAAGTTCTTTTACCCACTCATGCCAGAGGCGGTTACCCTTTATGCAAAGCTTTGCCCTCATGGGATATTTCTCTGGGTCATCATCGTAGCCACCGTGTATCAAAGCGGTGTTTGCTTTGCTCACGCCCCATCCTACGTCGGCGTTCTTCTCTATTAGATGAACTTCCAGGTTCTCATATTTGCTCAAGACGCGCGCTATACTCGCACCACTTATTCCAGCACCTATTATGGCAACTCTGGTCTTCATACTTCATCCCCCAATTTAGCTTAGGATAAGAATTTCACCATTTTAAAGCTTTCTCTGAGCTTTAGTCCAACTCAACGAAAAGGAAAGAACAGCTTTGGACATAAAAAGAGAGAACATGGATGAACATTGAATTAGTGGACATTTGTGATGAATAGCTTACTGAGTTTCAACAATCCTTGCCCATCCAAGTGCCCTCCTCACTGCCTCTTTCCAGCCCCTGTAGAGTTTCTCTCTTGTTTCTTTATCCATCTTTGGCTCAAAGACTTTTTCAGCCCTCCAGAGTTCCTTTATCTCCTCAAGGTCTTTCCAATAATCAACTGCCAAGCCGGCGAGATATGCGGCTCCTAGTGCGGTGGTCTCCTTTACTACCGGCCTTATGACATTTTTATTGAGAATATCTGCTTGGAACTGCATGAGAAAGTTGTTGGATGTAGCTCCTCCATCAACACGAAGCTCTTTAATCTGGACAAGCTTTTCCATTTCCTCGATAACGTCTCTCGTAAGATAAGCAATAGCTTCAAGAGTAGCTCTCGCTAAGTGTTCTCTCCCGGTACCGCGGGTTATGCCTATTATTACACCCCTTGCAAACTGATCCCAGTAAGGCGCTCCAAGACCAACAAAGGCCGGGACAAAGTAAACCCCCTCGTTGCTCTCGAGCTGTGTGGCGAGTTCCTCTGTCTCGGAGGCGTGATTTATGATTTTTATCCCATCCCTGAGCCACTGCACCGCTGCTCCTGTCACAAAGATGCTGCCCTCAAGAGCGTAGCTCACCTTTCCATTGAGACCCCAAGCAACAGTTGTGAGTAGATTGTCCGAGTAGAGCACCATTTTTCCAGTGTTCACCAGTATGAAGTTGCCCGTCCCATATGTTGCCTTGACCATTCCGGCTTCAAAGGCAGCTTGGCCAAATAAAGCGGCTTGCTGATCTCCGGCATCTCCACTCACGGGAATCTCAGCGCCGAGGAGCTCCTTCTTTGTGTAACCGTAAACTTCACTAGACTCCCTAACCTCGGGTAAAACGCTCTCGGGAATGTCAAAGAGCTCAAGGAGTTCATCGTCCCAGTCAAGCTTCTTAATGTTGAAGAGCATCGTCCTTGAGGCATTGGAATAGTCCGTAACGTGCTCTCCTGTGAGACGGTAGATGAGGAAGGTATCGACCGTTCCGAACATCACTTCGCCTCTCTCGGCCTTCTCCCTTAAACCTGGAACGTTGTCAAGGAGCCACTTAAGCTTCGAGGCAGAAAAGTAGGCATCGGGAACGAGGCAGGTCTTCTCCTTTATCATCGTCCCGTATTCGCGCTTTATCTCCTCCACCATTTCAGCGGTTCTTCTGCACTGCCAGACTATTGCGTTGTAGAGCGGTTTGCCATCTTTGTCCCATACAAGCGTCGTCTCGCGCTGGTTGGTAACTCCTATCGCCGCTATCTGATTCGGCTCTATTTTAGCGCTCTG comes from Thermococcus litoralis DSM 5473 and encodes:
- a CDS encoding DUF1667 domain-containing protein; amino-acid sequence: MGCTVEVEVENGRVKEVSGHKCPRGKEWAIEEVISPKRVVMSVIKVKDGKLPTVSVKTDKPVPKDKIPELMKLLAKIEVKAPVEVGQVILEKPLNLDMKVVATREVDSA
- a CDS encoding NAD(P)/FAD-dependent oxidoreductase encodes the protein MYDTIIIGGGPAGLAAAVKAKKLGLKVLLLDENEFLGGILPQCIHPGFGLHYFKEELTGPEFAHRFIREINELNIEHYTNAYVLEIENYSDLEKKVVFSSPEGVKEVWGKTIIYAAGARERHAFEIGIVGDRVAGIYTAGEAQTLMDIYGVMPGKEVVIVGSGDVGLIMARRFALEGAKVKAVIELMPYPGGLARNVMILRDFEIPLYLSHKVVEVRGRKRVEKVKVVKVDENLKEISGSGFWIECDTLLISAGLIPNVKLLKKIGAQIDPLNGGPIVNELLETTIPGIFVAGNALLINDLVDYVAEQGELAALGAKEFIENQGIPSRKWIKLKRGSNVRILAPHYISGERDVYIYARVSRPMENVRVTFPEIRKELRLPVVKPSEMLRIKLKAEEIQKAGKEITMEVEKGEV
- a CDS encoding NAD(P)/FAD-dependent oxidoreductase, which gives rise to MKTRVAIIGAGISGASIARVLSKYENLEVHLIEKNADVGWGVSKANTALIHGGYDDDPEKYPMRAKLCIKGNRLWHEWVKELEIPHIWNGALIVALRDEDFKELEGLLERGRKNGVPEMIIVDKEELFHLEPNLNPEALGGLWVPIVGQIGPIPAVIAIVENAVANGVKLHLETEVRGIKVEGGEVKGVETNNGFIEADIIINAAGLYADEISRMVGVNDFEIHPRKGEYWIFDEDIPGPRRVLFPTPTPKSKGVVVTTEISGHLMIGPNAQDLPKEEKENLATTREGLEEVWKKAKELWPNLPPRSKVIRTFAGLRPEPTGGDFIIRAEKEVWGFINVAGIRSPGLTSAPAIAYEVVEIIRRDLGINLVEKGKWNPYRKKITHFFMLQPEKANELVKENPSYGKIVCRCNHVSEGDILEAIERMKFIGVKTPSIDSIKVRTKATSGTCQGSFCRVRIARILAREYGVDLWNVTLKGKGSEIGIGDVKVLLRGEVE